A portion of the Gorilla gorilla gorilla isolate KB3781 chromosome X, NHGRI_mGorGor1-v2.1_pri, whole genome shotgun sequence genome contains these proteins:
- the MTCP1 gene encoding protein p13 MTCP-1 produces MAGEDVGAPPDHLWVHQEGIYRDEYQRTWVAVVEEETSFLRARVQQIQVPLGDAARPSHLLTSQLPLMWQLYPEERYMDNNSRLWQIQHHLMVRGVQELLLKLLPDD; encoded by the exons ATGGCAGGAGAGGATGTGGGGGCTCCACCCGATCACCTCTGGGTTCACCAAGAGGGTATCTACCGCGACGAATACCAGCGCACGTGGGTGGCCGTCGTGGAAGAG gaGACGAGTTTCCTAAGGGCACGAGTCCAGCAAATTCAGGTTCCCTTAGGTGACGCAGCTAGGCCAAGTCACCTTCTTACCTCCCAGCTACCTCTCATGTGGCAACTCTACCCGGAGGAGCGCTACATGGATAACAACTCTCGCTTGTGGCAGATACAGCATCATTTAATG gTCAGGGGAGTACAGGAGCTGTTGCTTAAGCTTTTGCCTGATGACTAA
- the CMC4 gene encoding cx9C motif-containing protein 4, whose product MPQKDPCQKQACEIQKCLQANSYMESKCQAVIQELRKCCAQYPKGRSVVCSGFEKEEEENLTLKSASK is encoded by the exons ATGCCGCAGAAGGATCCGTGCCAGAAGCAAGCCTGTGAGATACAGAAGTGTTTACAAG CCAACAGCTACATGGAATCAAAGTGTCAGGCTGTCATCCAAGAACTGCGTAAGTGTTGTGCTCAGTATCCCAAGGGAAGATCTGTCGTCTGTTCAGGatttgaaaaagaagaggaagaaaacctAACACTGAAGTCTGCATCAAAGTAA